The following are encoded together in the Nocardioides okcheonensis genome:
- a CDS encoding DUF6297 family protein, translating into MPAEAHPARPAGPEVTTAREVRQEIRDWRRGRAELRWGEVLSDAYVGLFCVVMVGAMAGNVVLRLRRLADETCAGSCSEVRSAAPWLVALAVALLALGMARLLGPVFSPPAANSWVLTSPVDRGALLRPGWMRTVALTVVGAALLLLAPAVLGGLAWPDAVGYLVAGSTAALACVGVAALSQVREGAASRRLTWLVTLALWAVLGLAATEELGRLPEVPPGTVAVVAVALAVVAVLTAWRAAVVLGSVSRRVLGQTEHLSPSLSGALSSVDLGLMYDVLLARRWGRGAHVRSRRGGPVGWSALAHRDLLRARRAPQPYVLLAGLVLVPYAAAEADAGRAVVLATTLAGLLGGPALCSGLRVVVRTEGLARMMPFKRQTLLLAHLVVPGTALMLFALATTPTLVRVVDDGGAVNLAIACGLSSVAATLRWITGKPPNYAAPMVSTPAGGAPTGVIFSVLRGFDVWAITALPLMFGQGGMLLSSLLSVGVIAFLTSDGLQQPPAPASPEPRAR; encoded by the coding sequence ATGCCGGCTGAGGCCCACCCCGCCCGGCCCGCCGGACCCGAGGTCACCACCGCGCGGGAGGTGCGCCAGGAGATCCGCGACTGGCGGCGCGGCCGGGCGGAGCTCCGGTGGGGCGAGGTCCTGTCCGACGCCTACGTCGGGCTCTTCTGCGTCGTGATGGTCGGCGCGATGGCCGGCAACGTCGTGCTCCGCCTCCGGCGGCTGGCCGACGAGACCTGCGCCGGGAGCTGCAGCGAGGTCCGCTCGGCCGCGCCGTGGCTGGTCGCGCTCGCCGTGGCGCTGCTGGCGCTCGGCATGGCGCGCCTCCTCGGGCCGGTCTTCAGCCCGCCCGCCGCCAACAGCTGGGTGCTGACCTCGCCCGTCGACCGCGGGGCGCTGCTGCGGCCGGGGTGGATGCGGACCGTCGCCCTGACGGTCGTGGGGGCCGCCCTCCTGCTGCTCGCCCCCGCCGTCCTCGGCGGGCTCGCCTGGCCCGACGCCGTCGGCTACCTCGTCGCCGGCAGCACCGCCGCGCTGGCGTGCGTCGGGGTCGCCGCCCTGTCCCAGGTGCGCGAGGGCGCCGCGTCCCGCCGGCTCACCTGGCTGGTGACCCTGGCGCTGTGGGCGGTGCTCGGCCTCGCCGCGACCGAGGAGCTCGGGAGGCTCCCGGAGGTGCCGCCGGGCACGGTCGCGGTCGTCGCCGTCGCCCTGGCGGTCGTCGCCGTGCTGACGGCCTGGCGCGCCGCCGTGGTGCTCGGATCGGTGTCGCGTCGCGTGCTCGGCCAGACCGAGCACCTCTCCCCCAGCCTGTCGGGTGCGCTGTCGTCGGTCGACCTCGGCCTGATGTACGACGTCCTGCTGGCCCGTCGCTGGGGACGCGGGGCCCACGTGCGGAGCCGCCGCGGCGGCCCGGTCGGCTGGTCGGCGCTCGCCCACCGCGACCTGCTGCGCGCCCGGCGCGCTCCCCAGCCGTACGTCCTGCTCGCCGGGCTGGTGCTGGTGCCCTACGCCGCCGCGGAGGCCGACGCCGGCCGCGCCGTCGTGCTGGCGACGACGCTCGCCGGGCTGCTCGGCGGGCCCGCGCTCTGCTCGGGGCTGCGGGTCGTCGTGCGGACCGAGGGGCTGGCGCGGATGATGCCGTTCAAGCGGCAGACGCTGCTGCTGGCCCACCTCGTCGTGCCGGGCACCGCGCTGATGCTCTTCGCGCTGGCGACCACGCCGACGCTCGTGCGGGTGGTCGACGACGGCGGGGCGGTCAACCTCGCGATCGCGTGCGGCCTCTCCTCCGTCGCGGCGACCCTGCGGTGGATCACCGGGAAGCCGCCGAACTACGCGGCTCCGATGGTGAGCACTCCCGCCGGCGGTGCACCGACCGGCGTCATCTTCAGCGTCCTGCGCGGCTTCGACGTGTGGGCGATCACCGCCCTGCCGCTCATGTTCGGCCAGGGCGGCATGCTGCTCTCGTCGCTCCTCAGCGTCGGCGTGATCGCCTTCCTGACCTCCGACGGGCTCCAGCAACCGCCCGCCCCGGCATCCCCCGAGCCGCGGGCGCGGTGA
- the yczE gene encoding membrane protein YczE produces the protein MSSRTSLDPAAPRGVLVDLGPIAQLRAGRLARRLPQLYVGLFLYGVSLAMMVRGALGLAPWDVLHSGFIRHVPMTLGQAVVLFSFVVLLLWIPLREMPGLGTISNAVVVGLSADATLAVLERPDALALRLGLMVGGVVLCGLASALYIGAQLGRGPRDGLMTGLARRTGLSLRLVRTGLEVAVVVIGLVLGGVLGVGTVVYALAIGPLTQLMLPWFTVDVMAPDGR, from the coding sequence ATGTCCAGCCGCACCTCCCTCGACCCGGCCGCGCCGCGCGGCGTCCTCGTCGACCTCGGCCCGATCGCCCAGCTGCGGGCGGGACGCCTCGCCCGGCGCCTGCCGCAGCTCTACGTCGGCCTGTTCCTCTACGGGGTGTCGCTGGCGATGATGGTCCGCGGTGCGCTCGGCCTCGCGCCCTGGGACGTGCTCCACTCCGGCTTCATCCGGCACGTCCCGATGACGCTCGGCCAGGCGGTGGTGCTGTTCAGCTTCGTCGTCCTGCTGCTGTGGATCCCGCTGCGCGAGATGCCCGGCCTCGGCACGATCAGCAACGCGGTGGTGGTCGGCCTCTCCGCCGACGCCACCCTGGCCGTCCTCGAGCGCCCCGACGCGCTCGCGCTGCGCCTGGGCCTGATGGTCGGCGGCGTGGTCCTGTGCGGGCTGGCCAGCGCGCTCTACATCGGTGCCCAGCTCGGCCGCGGTCCGCGGGACGGCCTGATGACCGGGCTGGCGCGCCGCACCGGCCTCTCGCTGCGCCTGGTCCGCACCGGGCTCGAGGTGGCGGTCGTGGTGATCGGTCTCGTGCTCGGCGGGGTGCTCGGCGTCGGGACGGTCGTCTACGCCCTCGCCATCGGCCCGCTGACCCAGCTGATGCTGCCGTGGTTCACCGTCGACGTGATGGCCCCCGACGGCCGCTGA
- the yczR gene encoding MocR-like transcription factor YczR, with the protein MSRTVSAQRVATLVGDFPRSPAYAGLADRLRVLVGDGRIGLGVRLPSERELTAALDVSRTTVTRAYDVLRESGYAEARRGSGTFTRVPGGRRRAHDKALMPGAGGEDVIDLNCAAHSAPPGLAEAYQRATEQLPAYLGGPGYFPLGMPALQARIAATYDARGLPTAPEQVMVTAGALAAASVVARAFTAAGDRVLVESPTYPNATEALRGSGARLVPATVDPDGWDVDALAATVRQSAPRLAYLIPDFQNPTGHLMDDAQREELAAALARTRTLAVADEAHQALAHSPALAASMPRPFAAHARDAITIGSASKSFWGGLRLGWVRAPLDQVDRLLRARVGVDLGAPVFEQLVLADLLDHADEVLPVHRARLAAGREAVVAAVRQHLPSWRFRVPEGGLALWCELPAPLGTAVTEEAARRGVVLAPGPVFAVEGGLDRFVRIPWTSSPESLTEAVRRLAAAWEHVADTDRPTPGRRGSTGAGRVMVA; encoded by the coding sequence ATGAGCCGCACCGTCAGCGCCCAGCGCGTGGCCACCCTCGTCGGCGACTTCCCGCGCTCCCCCGCCTACGCCGGTCTCGCCGACCGGCTCCGCGTGCTCGTCGGCGACGGCCGGATCGGCCTGGGCGTGCGCCTGCCCAGTGAGCGCGAGCTCACCGCCGCGCTCGACGTCTCGCGCACGACGGTCACCCGCGCCTACGACGTGCTCCGGGAGAGCGGGTACGCCGAGGCCCGCCGCGGGTCCGGCACGTTCACCCGGGTGCCGGGCGGTCGTCGGCGCGCGCACGACAAGGCGCTCATGCCCGGCGCCGGCGGCGAGGACGTCATCGACCTCAACTGCGCCGCGCACTCGGCCCCGCCCGGCCTGGCCGAGGCCTACCAGCGCGCCACCGAGCAGCTCCCGGCCTACCTCGGCGGCCCGGGCTACTTCCCGCTGGGGATGCCCGCGCTGCAGGCCCGGATCGCCGCGACCTACGACGCCCGGGGGCTGCCGACCGCCCCGGAGCAGGTGATGGTGACGGCGGGCGCGCTGGCCGCGGCCTCGGTGGTGGCCCGCGCGTTCACCGCCGCCGGCGACCGGGTGCTCGTGGAGTCACCGACCTATCCCAACGCGACCGAGGCGCTCCGCGGCTCCGGCGCGCGGCTGGTCCCGGCGACGGTCGACCCCGACGGGTGGGACGTCGACGCCCTCGCGGCCACGGTGCGGCAGAGCGCGCCGCGGCTGGCCTACCTGATCCCCGACTTCCAGAACCCCACCGGGCACCTGATGGACGACGCCCAGCGCGAGGAGCTCGCCGCGGCGCTGGCGCGGACCCGGACCCTGGCGGTGGCCGACGAGGCGCACCAGGCGCTCGCGCACAGCCCCGCGCTCGCCGCGTCGATGCCGCGCCCGTTCGCGGCCCACGCGCGTGACGCGATCACCATCGGCAGCGCCAGCAAGTCGTTCTGGGGCGGCCTGCGGCTCGGGTGGGTGCGCGCGCCGCTCGACCAGGTCGACCGCCTGCTGCGTGCCCGCGTCGGCGTCGACCTGGGCGCCCCGGTGTTCGAGCAGCTGGTGCTGGCCGACCTGCTCGACCACGCGGACGAGGTGCTCCCCGTGCACCGGGCGCGGCTCGCCGCCGGGCGCGAGGCGGTGGTGGCGGCGGTCCGCCAGCACCTGCCGTCGTGGCGCTTCCGGGTCCCCGAGGGAGGCCTGGCGCTCTGGTGCGAGCTGCCCGCGCCGCTGGGGACCGCCGTCACCGAGGAGGCGGCCCGGCGGGGCGTGGTCCTCGCTCCCGGGCCGGTCTTCGCGGTCGAGGGCGGCCTCGACCGCTTCGTCCG